A portion of the Syntrophus gentianae genome contains these proteins:
- a CDS encoding polysaccharide pyruvyl transferase family protein, which produces MEKEVKFALLNSVIMNGGDAGIVYGIRDAIREILPEAQLSIFARRARDAEAYYPDLRLLPMLQDTWPRQRTLAYGLRESFPLRSNLCLLIPGEKEFYKQLRSMDAIIYCGGGYINNLYSTGVLFRIIEDTLEMGIPHMAYAHSIGPFFDDRSRTAAAALLSRFDAVTTRDEASYRLLHEMGTNCKETHFTADAAFAMQIATDATMPLQDLEELKRIYAFKSHGGGAPLFFMSVREWGFPGSEESSSLKKNYRSELQRFILQVIAESNCRICFVSTCQGRKEYGYDDSRFAAELLKELQPFPEDRVYICGHPFAPSSYPLLIGRCADLVVSMRMHFIIFSIMGGVPFIAIAYEKKSQELARQVGLDGYCHELSNLKGDILYKNFIDLREHLVDSRATINSAFRILRERSQENARVLRSVIT; this is translated from the coding sequence TTGGAAAAAGAAGTGAAATTCGCCTTATTGAACAGTGTGATCATGAATGGCGGGGATGCCGGAATTGTTTATGGCATCAGGGATGCTATCCGGGAAATCCTTCCCGAGGCTCAGCTCTCCATTTTTGCACGCCGGGCCCGGGATGCTGAAGCTTATTACCCTGATTTGAGACTATTGCCCATGCTTCAGGATACATGGCCGAGACAGAGGACTTTGGCTTATGGACTTCGCGAAAGCTTTCCATTGAGGAGCAATCTTTGTCTTTTGATTCCAGGTGAAAAGGAATTCTATAAGCAGCTGCGTTCCATGGATGCAATAATTTATTGCGGAGGTGGATATATCAACAACCTCTATTCTACCGGAGTGCTGTTTCGCATCATCGAGGACACATTGGAGATGGGAATTCCACATATGGCCTACGCTCATTCCATCGGTCCTTTCTTTGACGACCGAAGCAGGACGGCGGCGGCCGCCCTGCTGAGCCGATTCGATGCCGTGACCACAAGGGATGAGGCAAGTTACAGGCTCCTTCATGAAATGGGAACCAACTGTAAAGAAACCCACTTCACTGCCGATGCCGCCTTTGCAATGCAAATCGCCACAGATGCCACAATGCCCCTGCAGGATCTTGAAGAGCTAAAGCGCATTTACGCATTCAAGAGTCACGGTGGGGGTGCGCCATTATTTTTCATGAGTGTCAGGGAATGGGGTTTTCCAGGTAGTGAAGAGTCCTCTTCGCTTAAGAAAAACTACAGATCTGAGTTGCAACGCTTTATTCTGCAGGTAATTGCCGAGAGCAACTGCCGGATTTGTTTTGTTTCCACCTGTCAGGGGAGAAAAGAATATGGTTATGATGATTCGCGTTTTGCCGCAGAACTTCTCAAAGAACTGCAGCCCTTTCCCGAAGATCGAGTTTATATTTGCGGCCATCCGTTCGCGCCATCTTCTTATCCTCTGCTTATAGGCCGTTGTGCTGACCTGGTTGTGAGCATGCGCATGCACTTCATCATTTTTTCCATCATGGGAGGTGTTCCGTTTATCGCAATCGCTTATGAGAAAAAATCCCAAGAGCTTGCAAGGCAGGTAGGATTGGATGGCTATTGCCATGAACTGTCTAATTTAAAGGGTGATATACTTTACAAAAATTTTATTGATCTCAGAGAACATTTGGTTGATTCCCGCGCGACGATTAACTCGGCGTTTCGTATATTACGGGAACGATCGCAGGAGAATGCCAGAGTTCTGAGGAGTGTTATAACCTGA
- a CDS encoding glycosyltransferase family 4 protein — MKIAIFTSYWNPPNFRGGISRVIFELRKEWQKEGHTVDIYACDTIPDKEAGIFRIPIPPIPLRGLWMKLYLLLFSQLDKYDILFPQSAFQSLLLDKKRCIPFVHTLSNVEHLAPWHFWKYAIAPLEKYALRNIRGCFTLDDKTVEILRKEHHVPDSKILKIYNGVDYNVFCPGPQKKQQEFMVLSAGRFIPRKRFDLLIRAFAAFVDQYGDAKLVIAGDGELKEDLRELVHRLHIDERVFFPGMVDESAMLELYRSASIFVLPSISEGMPMVVLEAQACSLPVVLAGFESARELVMEGKTGYIVKEADPKVWAEIFGRFYNQPELVRSFGEASRKRIVDEFGWSAVANRIHNHFQNILAEMSGI; from the coding sequence ATGAAAATCGCAATTTTTACATCCTATTGGAATCCTCCAAATTTTAGAGGCGGCATCAGTCGAGTCATCTTTGAACTCCGGAAAGAATGGCAGAAGGAGGGACACACGGTGGACATTTATGCGTGTGATACCATCCCTGATAAGGAAGCCGGCATATTCAGGATACCGATCCCACCCATTCCATTACGGGGGCTGTGGATGAAACTATACCTGTTACTTTTTTCACAACTGGATAAGTATGATATCCTGTTTCCTCAATCCGCCTTCCAGTCCCTTCTCCTTGACAAGAAGAGGTGTATCCCCTTTGTCCACACACTGTCTAATGTTGAACACCTGGCTCCTTGGCACTTCTGGAAATATGCCATAGCTCCTTTAGAAAAATATGCCCTTCGCAACATCAGGGGCTGTTTCACTTTGGACGATAAAACGGTAGAGATCCTAAGAAAAGAGCATCATGTGCCAGATTCGAAAATCCTCAAAATTTACAATGGTGTCGATTATAATGTCTTTTGTCCCGGGCCGCAAAAAAAGCAGCAAGAGTTCATGGTTCTTTCCGCTGGCCGGTTTATCCCCCGGAAACGTTTTGACCTTTTAATCAGAGCCTTTGCCGCTTTTGTTGATCAATATGGAGATGCAAAGCTTGTCATAGCCGGGGATGGTGAACTGAAGGAAGATCTTCGCGAGCTTGTACATCGTCTTCATATTGATGAAAGGGTTTTCTTTCCCGGCATGGTCGACGAAAGTGCCATGCTGGAACTATACCGCTCGGCGTCGATTTTCGTCTTACCCTCAATTTCGGAAGGAATGCCGATGGTCGTCCTGGAAGCTCAAGCTTGTTCCTTGCCGGTGGTGCTGGCTGGTTTTGAATCTGCCCGGGAATTGGTTATGGAAGGAAAAACGGGTTATATCGTTAAAGAGGCAGATCCAAAGGTATGGGCAGAAATATTCGGTAGGTTCTATAATCAACCTGAACTGGTCAGGTCTTTTGGCGAAGCATCACGGAAGCGGATCGTTGATGAATTCGGATGGTCGGCGGTGGCGAACAGGATCCATAATCATTTTCAAAATATTCTCGCTGAAATGTCCGGGATATGA
- a CDS encoding glycosyltransferase family 4 protein: MNILNICTFYLRASVFKNMFDRLIQQGHQISVFAPVQHGTSPKPLYGGMLDGYAKVVPCYHKNDRFWFTYKQNKIYDALLASFDINQFDIIHSHTLFSGGYVSYKIHKICGIPYVITVRNTDVNFFFKYALHLRKTGIEILRNASKIIFISTRYREKFFNNFCTQSNRELLQEKSQVISNGIEDFWIENINDQKSSPDKEHLKLIFAGQIKKGKNIPIIINACNILKERGYGIKLTVIGKIMDKKLGNDIIKSPFVEYLPFVQKEELINIYREHDIFVMPSKHETFGRVYAEAITQGLPIIYTKGEGFDGLFENGFVGYAVKSADQIEIADKIEDIIKNYHQISTNCIKSAGNFDWDASMRAITGVYEEALSYRG, translated from the coding sequence ATGAATATTCTTAATATTTGCACTTTTTACTTACGTGCATCGGTTTTTAAGAATATGTTCGACCGGTTGATCCAGCAGGGCCATCAGATAAGTGTATTTGCTCCCGTTCAACATGGAACCTCTCCTAAACCTTTGTACGGGGGCATGCTTGATGGCTATGCTAAAGTGGTTCCCTGCTATCATAAAAATGACCGTTTTTGGTTCACTTATAAACAGAACAAGATTTATGATGCATTGCTCGCAAGTTTCGACATTAATCAGTTTGATATAATCCACTCGCACACGCTTTTTTCCGGAGGGTATGTATCATATAAAATCCATAAAATTTGCGGTATTCCTTACGTCATTACTGTTCGAAATACGGATGTGAATTTTTTTTTCAAATACGCTCTTCATTTGCGCAAAACTGGAATTGAAATACTGAGAAATGCCTCAAAAATCATATTTATTTCAACCAGGTATAGGGAAAAATTTTTTAATAACTTTTGCACGCAATCCAACCGAGAGCTATTGCAGGAAAAGAGTCAGGTAATCAGTAATGGAATTGAGGATTTCTGGATAGAAAATATTAACGATCAGAAGTCTTCCCCGGATAAAGAGCATCTTAAGCTTATTTTTGCCGGTCAAATCAAGAAAGGTAAAAATATCCCCATCATCATCAATGCTTGTAATATCTTAAAAGAAAGAGGTTATGGAATAAAACTGACGGTGATAGGGAAAATAATGGATAAAAAGTTGGGTAACGATATCATAAAATCACCTTTCGTAGAGTACCTGCCTTTTGTTCAGAAGGAAGAACTGATAAATATTTATCGTGAACATGATATCTTCGTGATGCCTTCTAAACACGAGACTTTCGGCAGGGTCTATGCTGAAGCGATTACGCAGGGATTGCCCATTATTTACACCAAAGGCGAAGGATTCGATGGCCTGTTTGAGAACGGCTTTGTCGGGTACGCGGTGAAGAGTGCCGATCAGATCGAAATAGCAGACAAAATCGAGGATATTATCAAAAATTATCATCAGATCAGCACGAACTGTATAAAAAGTGCGGGCAATTTCGATTGGGACGCTTCGATGAGAGCCATAACCGGAGTTTATGAAGAAGCCCTGTCCTACAGGGGATAA
- a CDS encoding polysaccharide pyruvyl transferase family protein yields MNVGILTYHNTINYGASLQAYATQEIISGLGGNPEIIDYVSRHRAKSYSMPDLIKAQLSKSNYTTAARMLLGWYFVDKRKRKFDAFYEKYLKKGRPFRSREEITSAPPQYDRYIVGSDQVWNYDHNGHDTTYLLDFVRDKEKTASYASSFGLEKIAPEMQNAYKEALSCINWLSVREDGGRKIIRDLIGREAELVLDPVLLLNREQWRDLSSKTFPCRKKYVLVYITKGEDFDRFRQITQYDLSEYMTAKISRSTSVRDFLAPSISIKYAISPEEFLSLVDHASLVFTSSFHCTAFSIIFQKQFVAALSAGRGKDERIASILNLLGLEKRILTSSSTVEQIERPINYSEVNAKLNVLKSQSINFLKQVLDTP; encoded by the coding sequence ATGAATGTCGGGATACTGACATATCACAATACAATTAATTATGGAGCATCTCTACAGGCCTATGCAACGCAGGAAATAATTTCCGGATTGGGAGGAAATCCCGAAATTATCGACTATGTAAGCCGTCACCGCGCGAAAAGCTATAGTATGCCCGACCTTATCAAGGCACAACTGTCAAAGAGCAATTATACTACAGCGGCACGGATGTTATTGGGATGGTATTTTGTCGATAAGCGTAAAAGAAAATTCGATGCATTTTATGAAAAGTATCTGAAAAAAGGCAGACCTTTTCGCTCTCGAGAAGAAATAACGAGTGCACCCCCACAATACGATCGCTATATCGTCGGAAGTGATCAAGTTTGGAACTATGATCATAATGGTCATGATACAACTTATTTATTAGATTTTGTAAGGGATAAGGAAAAAACAGCATCATACGCGTCCAGTTTCGGTCTGGAAAAAATCGCACCGGAAATGCAAAATGCATATAAGGAGGCGTTGAGTTGTATAAACTGGCTTTCAGTAAGGGAAGACGGGGGAAGAAAGATTATCAGGGACCTTATCGGAAGAGAGGCTGAACTTGTCCTTGATCCTGTGTTGCTGTTAAATCGAGAACAGTGGAGAGATTTGTCATCAAAGACCTTTCCCTGCCGTAAAAAGTATGTTCTTGTTTATATAACCAAAGGAGAGGACTTTGACCGTTTCAGACAAATCACACAATATGATTTGTCTGAATACATGACCGCAAAAATTTCGCGTTCAACAAGCGTGCGTGATTTTTTAGCGCCTTCCATCAGTATCAAATATGCCATATCTCCTGAAGAATTTTTGAGTCTTGTTGATCATGCTTCACTTGTTTTCACTTCGTCATTTCACTGCACGGCATTTTCTATCATCTTTCAAAAGCAGTTTGTTGCAGCTCTATCAGCAGGCAGGGGAAAGGATGAACGAATAGCTTCAATATTGAACCTTTTGGGGCTGGAAAAGAGAATACTCACCTCGAGTTCAACTGTGGAACAGATCGAGCGCCCCATTAACTATTCGGAAGTCAATGCCAAACTCAACGTCCTTAAGTCACAGTCAATTAACTTTCTAAAACAGGTTCTGGATACGCCTTAA